The proteins below come from a single Alnus glutinosa chromosome 9, dhAlnGlut1.1, whole genome shotgun sequence genomic window:
- the LOC133877905 gene encoding uncharacterized protein LOC133877905 produces MEKAKEFLGLTAEESESVSRLTVHPHRVGVEPSFYEVFSLRGIRVDRVEPGFVACTFKVPPRLIDSTGKLASGAIANLIDEVGGAVVHVEGLPMNVSVDMSISFISTARVHDELEITAKVLGQKGGYSGTIVLMRNKATGEIIAEGRHSLFGKHHSKL; encoded by the exons atggagaaggcCAAAGAATTTCTAGGATTGACCGCAGAGGAATCGGAGAGCGTGTCGCGACTCACCGTCCATCCTCACCGAGTTGGGGTGGAACCAAGTTTCTACGAGGTGTTTAGCCTCAGAGGCATCCGAGTCGACCGGGTGGAGCCAGGCTTCGTCGCCTGTACTTTCAAGGTCCCTCCTCGCCTCATC GATAGCACTGGGAAGTTGGCTTCAGGTGCAATTGCAAACCTTATTGATGAAGTCGGTGGTGCTGTAGTCCATGTTGAGGGTCTCCCAATGAATGTTTCAGTGGACATGTCAATCTCTTTTATTTCGACTGCAAGGGTTCAT GATGAGTTAGAGATTACTGCAAAGGTTTTAGGACAAAAAGGAGGTTACTCGGGAACAATCGTCCTTATGAGAAACAAAGCAACGGGGGAGATTATTGCTGAAGGTCGGCATTCATTGTTTGGTAAACATCACAGCAAACTCTGA